A region from the Streptomyces sp. 3214.6 genome encodes:
- a CDS encoding alpha/beta hydrolase: MSELTSFTHEFDGERLSGVCGGGDGNADADGGEADGGGPGGATAVVLHGAGNGSKERLLPLLREFTAQGCRVLAFDFSGHGESTGALGELSLRRRFEQASSVIDAHVPAHAPLALVGFSMSGQTVADLAAKYGPRVTALGLCSPAVYAAQAWEVPFGEGDGEFSAIIRRPGSWREAPALDVLRAYEGRAVLAVPGTDAVIPPEVTAAVQDALAARARYTRFELPDAGHRLGLWFHDHADDRREFVKSLLNSPRPLRS, translated from the coding sequence ATGAGCGAACTGACCTCTTTCACGCACGAGTTCGACGGTGAACGACTCAGCGGCGTCTGCGGCGGCGGCGACGGAAACGCCGACGCCGACGGCGGTGAGGCCGACGGCGGTGGACCGGGGGGCGCCACCGCCGTTGTGCTGCACGGCGCGGGCAACGGCAGCAAGGAGCGACTGCTGCCGCTGCTCCGGGAGTTCACGGCCCAGGGCTGCCGCGTCCTCGCCTTCGACTTCTCCGGGCACGGCGAAAGCACCGGCGCACTCGGGGAGTTGAGCCTGCGTCGACGCTTCGAGCAGGCGTCCTCGGTGATCGACGCCCATGTTCCGGCACACGCGCCACTGGCGCTCGTCGGGTTCAGCATGAGCGGACAGACGGTGGCCGACCTCGCCGCCAAGTACGGCCCCCGGGTGACGGCCCTGGGACTGTGCTCGCCCGCGGTGTACGCGGCGCAGGCGTGGGAGGTGCCGTTCGGGGAGGGCGACGGGGAGTTCAGCGCGATCATCCGGCGGCCCGGCAGCTGGCGGGAGGCGCCCGCCCTCGACGTGCTGCGGGCGTACGAGGGCCGGGCGGTGCTCGCCGTGCCGGGCACCGACGCGGTGATCCCGCCGGAGGTGACCGCGGCCGTCCAGGACGCGCTCGCCGCCCGCGCCCGGTACACGAGGTTCGAACTCCCCGATGCGGGACACCGTCTGGGGCTCTGGTTCCACGACCACGCCGACGACCGACGGGAGTTCGTGAAGTCCCTGCTGAACTCCCCGCGCCCATTGCGGAGTTGA
- a CDS encoding FadR/GntR family transcriptional regulator: protein MNLDPVRREALSDKVIAQLRKQITSGAWPVGSRIPTETELVEQLGVARNTVREAIRALAHTGLLDIRHGSGSYVRATSELAGMMRTRFAKAHTDDVAEVRGALEIRAARLASARRTPEDLERLDALLVQREQAWSAGDRVGFVNADVAFHLAVVSASHNTVLAELHADLGEVIRDSLLDHFGDALRPEQFQDHARLVDAIRARDSDKAAYESGSYMDCAPTQAGE, encoded by the coding sequence ATGAATCTGGATCCCGTTCGTCGAGAAGCGCTGTCGGACAAGGTGATCGCCCAGCTGCGGAAGCAGATCACCTCCGGAGCCTGGCCGGTGGGCTCGCGCATCCCCACCGAGACGGAGCTGGTCGAGCAGCTCGGAGTGGCCCGCAACACGGTGCGTGAGGCGATCAGGGCGCTGGCGCACACGGGCCTGCTGGACATCCGCCATGGCTCCGGCTCCTATGTGCGGGCGACCAGCGAACTCGCCGGGATGATGCGGACGCGGTTCGCGAAGGCCCACACCGATGACGTCGCCGAGGTGCGCGGCGCCCTGGAGATCCGTGCGGCGCGGCTGGCCTCCGCGCGCCGTACGCCGGAGGACCTGGAGCGGCTCGACGCGCTGCTGGTCCAGCGGGAACAGGCCTGGTCGGCCGGTGACCGGGTCGGCTTCGTCAACGCGGACGTGGCGTTTCACCTGGCCGTCGTCTCGGCGTCCCACAACACGGTCCTGGCCGAGTTGCACGCGGACCTCGGCGAGGTGATCCGGGACTCGCTCCTGGACCACTTCGGCGACGCGTTGCGCCCCGAGCAGTTCCAGGACCACGCCCGTCTCGTCGACGCCATCCGGGCCCGCGACAGCGACAAGGCGGCGTACGAGTCCGGCTCCTACATGGACTGCGCGCCCACCCAGGCCGGCGAATAG
- a CDS encoding CynX/NimT family MFS transporter, with the protein MPKDELKNRVSRTGQAASLSTSRGTRQLTVVALVLAALNLRPGVTSLGPVLEEVRDTLAMSGTVAGLLTSIPAVCFALIGSTAPALARRYGASGAIAAGAAVLTVGLALRPFAAGAVLFVVLTALSLAGIAIANVLLPAVVKQRFPDRVGAMTGLYSMALNVGASSAAAVTVPLTEAFGGDWRYGLGAWAVPAAMAVPPWLALARHHGPAPDAARRSADAAAGTAVVGAAAGGDESRSRPGGRISRDPTAWALTAYFGLQASSAYIIIGWLPQMFRDAGLSAGTAGLLFSGTSLLGVPLSFALSAVAGKLRDQSGIAVAIGLCGLAGYAGLWAAPADAPWLWAFLLGVANCSFPLALTMISMRGRDSATVVRLSGFVQSFGYLLSMPGPVVVGVLYDRSDGWRVPLVFIMLLTLVQIGAGLLAGRNRQIG; encoded by the coding sequence ATGCCGAAGGATGAGCTCAAGAACCGCGTCTCGCGCACCGGCCAGGCAGCTTCCCTCAGCACTTCCCGGGGGACGCGCCAGCTGACGGTGGTGGCCCTCGTACTCGCGGCGCTGAACCTGCGCCCGGGGGTCACCAGCCTCGGGCCCGTCCTCGAAGAGGTCCGCGACACCCTCGCCATGAGCGGCACGGTCGCCGGACTGCTGACCTCCATTCCGGCCGTCTGTTTCGCGTTGATCGGCTCGACGGCCCCCGCGCTCGCCCGGCGGTACGGGGCGAGCGGCGCCATCGCGGCCGGCGCGGCGGTGCTGACGGTCGGCCTCGCACTGCGGCCGTTCGCCGCCGGCGCCGTCCTGTTCGTCGTCCTGACCGCCCTGTCGCTGGCGGGCATCGCCATCGCCAACGTCCTGCTCCCGGCCGTCGTCAAGCAGCGCTTCCCCGACCGGGTGGGCGCGATGACCGGGCTGTACTCCATGGCGTTGAACGTCGGCGCCTCCAGCGCCGCCGCCGTCACCGTTCCGCTGACCGAGGCGTTCGGCGGCGACTGGCGGTACGGCCTCGGGGCCTGGGCGGTCCCGGCCGCCATGGCCGTCCCTCCCTGGCTCGCGCTCGCCCGCCACCACGGGCCGGCACCGGACGCGGCGCGGCGGTCGGCGGATGCGGCGGCGGGTACGGCGGTCGTGGGTGCGGCGGCCGGCGGTGACGAGTCGCGGTCGCGCCCCGGGGGCCGGATCTCCCGTGACCCCACCGCCTGGGCGCTCACGGCCTACTTCGGGCTCCAGGCGAGCTCCGCCTACATCATCATCGGCTGGCTGCCCCAGATGTTCCGGGACGCCGGACTGTCCGCCGGGACCGCGGGCCTGCTGTTCTCCGGGACCTCGCTCCTCGGGGTGCCCCTGTCCTTCGCCCTGTCCGCTGTCGCCGGGAAACTGCGCGACCAGAGCGGGATCGCGGTGGCCATCGGTCTGTGCGGACTGGCCGGCTACGCGGGACTGTGGGCCGCGCCCGCCGACGCGCCCTGGCTGTGGGCGTTCCTGCTGGGCGTCGCCAACTGTTCCTTCCCGCTGGCCCTGACGATGATCAGCATGCGCGGCCGGGACAGCGCCACCGTGGTCAGGCTCTCCGGGTTCGTGCAGAGCTTCGGCTATCTGCTCTCGATGCCGGGACCCGTCGTCGTGGGCGTCCTCTACGACCGCAGCGACGGCTGGCGGGTGCCGCTGGTCTTCATCATGCTGCTGACCCTGGTCCAGATCGGCGCCGGCCTGCTCGCGGGCCGCAACCGCCAGATCGGCTGA
- the pspAB gene encoding PspA-associated protein PspAB has product MGLLDILLGRTKPVVPDLDQLFALPSAAVTLEAAAGFTPTGQGAVCFATVEGSAFEQTHREVQALLDADTDRTGPPVRLVRDDYGYSWLVSQRSPDELSLLVNDLHAVNSAMEVNGFGPQLLCSLAGFEERTVGTDGTEEPGTGSGRRLALVYLYKRGSFYPFAPLPGGGRRRDNPLELQVKAALANDLRIEQDLSRWFPVWGAPGL; this is encoded by the coding sequence ATGGGGCTGCTGGACATCCTGCTCGGCAGGACGAAACCGGTCGTGCCCGACCTCGATCAGCTGTTCGCGCTGCCGTCCGCGGCGGTGACGCTGGAGGCGGCGGCCGGTTTCACCCCGACCGGGCAGGGTGCCGTGTGCTTCGCGACCGTCGAGGGCTCGGCCTTCGAGCAGACGCACCGCGAGGTACAGGCGCTCCTCGACGCGGACACCGATCGCACCGGCCCCCCGGTGCGGCTGGTGCGCGACGACTACGGCTACTCCTGGCTGGTCTCACAGCGCTCCCCCGACGAGCTGTCGCTCCTGGTCAACGACCTGCACGCGGTGAACAGCGCGATGGAGGTCAACGGCTTCGGCCCACAACTGCTGTGCTCCCTTGCCGGTTTCGAGGAACGGACGGTCGGGACGGACGGAACGGAAGAGCCGGGGACCGGGAGCGGGCGTCGGCTGGCGCTCGTGTATCTCTACAAGCGGGGTTCGTTCTACCCGTTCGCGCCGCTGCCCGGTGGTGGGCGGCGGCGCGACAACCCGCTGGAGCTTCAGGTGAAGGCCGCCCTCGCGAACGACCTGCGGATCGAGCAGGACCTGAGCCGCTGGTTCCCGGTGTGGGGAGCCCCCGGCCTCTGA
- the htpX gene encoding zinc metalloprotease HtpX encodes MQSRFRSDRRLTVRMTVTMFLLGLLYVAFVAALIVLLKSWLLVVALVAAMFVAQFWFSDRIAMFAMRGRVVEREEYPELHAVIDRLCAIADMPKPVVAVSEMGMPNAFATGRDPDHAVVCVTTGLLGRLEPAELEGVLAHELSHVAHKDVAVITIASFLGVIAGLIVRFAFYSQLFGGGRRDQNTAAVFAVVMGVSAAVYALSFLLIRALSRYRELAADRAAAQLTGRPSALASALTKVSGDIARIPTKDLRTAQAFNAFYFTPATGREPGIERYFSTHPSLEQRLEQLGRISAELGEAATPGKAG; translated from the coding sequence ATGCAGAGCCGTTTCCGGAGCGATCGACGGCTGACCGTGCGGATGACGGTCACGATGTTCCTGCTCGGGTTGCTGTACGTGGCGTTCGTCGCCGCGCTGATCGTGTTGCTGAAGTCATGGCTGCTGGTCGTCGCCCTGGTGGCGGCCATGTTCGTCGCACAGTTCTGGTTCTCCGACCGGATCGCGATGTTCGCGATGCGCGGGCGGGTCGTGGAGCGCGAGGAGTATCCCGAGTTGCATGCCGTGATCGACCGGCTGTGCGCGATCGCCGACATGCCGAAGCCGGTGGTCGCCGTCTCCGAGATGGGCATGCCGAACGCGTTCGCGACCGGCCGCGACCCCGACCACGCGGTGGTGTGCGTGACGACGGGCCTGCTGGGGCGGCTGGAGCCGGCCGAGCTGGAGGGCGTGCTCGCGCACGAGCTGTCGCACGTGGCGCACAAGGACGTGGCCGTGATCACGATCGCGTCGTTCCTCGGTGTGATCGCGGGGCTGATCGTGCGGTTCGCGTTCTACTCGCAGCTGTTCGGCGGCGGGCGCAGGGACCAGAACACCGCCGCCGTCTTCGCCGTCGTGATGGGTGTCTCCGCGGCCGTGTACGCGCTCAGCTTCCTGCTCATCCGGGCGCTGTCCCGGTACCGGGAGCTCGCGGCGGACCGGGCGGCGGCACAGCTGACCGGCCGTCCCTCGGCACTGGCCTCCGCGCTGACGAAGGTCTCCGGCGACATCGCCCGGATCCCGACGAAGGACCTGCGGACGGCCCAGGCCTTCAACGCCTTCTACTTCACCCCGGCGACGGGCCGGGAGCCCGGCATCGAGCGGTACTTCTCCACCCACCCGAGCCTGGAGCAGCGGCTCGAACAGCTGGGGCGGATCTCCGCCGAGCTGGGCGAGGCGGCCACTCCGGGGAAGGCGGGCTGA
- a CDS encoding phosphorylase family protein, with translation MTALPVEFSPLLDCLRSEHARRKGQRRVNATVVQTFELDGVYASWTVHLAQVGVTNVVAALGTHGLLEVLRPDVALLVGIAGGLKDDIPPGDVVVATKVYEIHGAKVSAQGRGARPDAVDTSLSLWQTALYADVRIKCHFKPIASGDVVLDAKSGDIRRRLNSTYQDAAALEMEGFGFCKAAQRHRTEALVVRGISDRADGEKGAAEAEGGQQRAAANAAEVAVAVLLQHQPEGTGPDTPTPGTSGTSGTWETPGTWETSGSAGTWGSAGASGSAGASETVGTAGALGTLGAAGALGAAESSQGSGVTSGGPAGGSGSPGGSGGRTPRRSFAAQLRTGRGKGTGKKGGKRGWKGRVAVWVPLTATAVALGVVLQSCGGGETEGKDAKPLSGSVSPSLAACEQANAAPLTIAASVDKSEPLRLAAEVYGTRTAGGKCLAIKVEDKNSGDGMRALVAGWGESDGAKPDVWAPAGSTWLSLARAEAKGANARQFPEQAESIVQSPLTIAMPKPMAEALNWPERRFTWKQLAEWAKNANGFWADHKKPEWGAFKLGKTNPRYSTSGLNATVAAFYAKTGTSGELGIPHIDDPANRAFVKSIEQAAVHYGDTTLTFLSNLREADRSSPQKAMSYISAVTLEESSVVAYNAGYPCGALSADPDCKKTALPDTPLVSFYPKDGVPFSDHPYIELNGMSSAKKAVADDFLRYLQSPEVYGKQFAPYGFRTHEGKIPKGSTQLVQAAGVLPEAQFTRMPMPRGDVLGHLLEIWPALRRRANVRIVIDTSESMNDVIPGVGDTKMERLKQAESKLFGEFVGTDRVGLWKFSDASTLQSEHDYKELVPLGPYDQKLAGGTRAGLLADNVKSLVAEGATGLNDTLDAATEAMRHDYDPQAINAIVLLTDGRNEDSGSITQAELLKRIGDPGRHQIRVFTIAYGSDADPDDADGRSALEDIADASGGKDYDAKKAETIEQVITSVISNF, from the coding sequence GTGACAGCGCTTCCCGTCGAGTTCTCCCCGTTGCTGGACTGTCTGCGGTCCGAGCACGCCCGGCGCAAGGGGCAGCGGAGAGTCAACGCCACGGTCGTGCAGACCTTCGAGCTCGACGGCGTCTACGCCTCATGGACCGTGCACCTGGCCCAGGTGGGTGTGACGAACGTGGTCGCCGCGCTGGGCACGCACGGTCTGCTGGAGGTGTTACGGCCGGACGTCGCGCTCCTGGTCGGGATCGCGGGCGGCCTCAAGGACGACATCCCGCCGGGGGACGTCGTGGTCGCCACCAAGGTGTACGAGATCCACGGCGCCAAGGTGTCGGCCCAGGGGCGCGGCGCCCGTCCCGACGCCGTGGACACCTCGCTCTCCCTGTGGCAGACGGCGCTGTACGCGGACGTCCGCATCAAGTGCCACTTCAAGCCGATCGCCTCCGGCGACGTCGTGCTCGACGCCAAGTCCGGCGACATCCGGCGCCGGCTCAACAGCACCTACCAGGATGCGGCCGCCCTGGAGATGGAGGGCTTCGGCTTCTGCAAGGCGGCGCAGCGCCACCGTACGGAAGCCCTTGTCGTGCGCGGGATCAGCGACCGCGCGGACGGCGAGAAGGGCGCGGCCGAGGCCGAAGGCGGCCAGCAGCGGGCGGCCGCCAACGCGGCGGAGGTCGCCGTCGCCGTGCTCCTGCAACACCAGCCCGAAGGCACCGGCCCCGACACGCCGACACCGGGAACTTCCGGAACATCGGGGACTTGGGAAACGCCGGGGACTTGGGAGACGTCGGGGTCCGCGGGGACATGGGGGTCGGCGGGGGCGTCGGGGTCCGCAGGGGCTTCGGAGACAGTGGGGACCGCGGGGGCCTTGGGGACGTTGGGGGCCGCAGGGGCTTTGGGGGCGGCTGAGTCGTCGCAGGGCTCGGGGGTGACCTCTGGGGGGCCTGCGGGGGGATCGGGGTCGCCAGGGGGGTCCGGCGGCCGCACCCCGCGTCGGTCGTTCGCGGCGCAGCTGCGTACGGGCCGTGGGAAGGGCACCGGGAAGAAGGGCGGGAAGCGTGGCTGGAAGGGCCGGGTGGCGGTCTGGGTGCCGCTCACCGCGACGGCGGTCGCCCTCGGGGTCGTTCTGCAGTCGTGCGGGGGCGGGGAGACCGAAGGCAAGGACGCCAAGCCGCTCTCCGGCTCGGTCTCCCCCAGCCTGGCGGCCTGTGAGCAGGCGAACGCCGCGCCCCTGACCATCGCCGCCTCCGTGGACAAGTCGGAGCCCCTGCGTCTGGCGGCCGAGGTCTACGGCACCCGGACCGCGGGCGGGAAGTGCCTGGCGATCAAGGTCGAGGACAAGAACTCGGGCGACGGGATGCGCGCCCTGGTCGCGGGCTGGGGCGAGTCCGACGGGGCGAAGCCGGACGTGTGGGCCCCGGCCGGCAGCACCTGGCTCTCGCTGGCCAGGGCCGAGGCCAAGGGGGCGAACGCGCGGCAGTTCCCCGAGCAGGCAGAATCGATCGTGCAGAGCCCGCTGACCATCGCCATGCCGAAACCGATGGCCGAGGCGCTGAACTGGCCGGAGCGACGGTTCACCTGGAAACAGCTGGCCGAGTGGGCGAAGAACGCGAACGGCTTCTGGGCGGATCACAAGAAGCCCGAGTGGGGCGCCTTCAAACTCGGCAAGACCAACCCGCGCTACTCCACGTCCGGGCTGAACGCGACCGTCGCCGCCTTCTACGCCAAGACGGGCACCAGCGGTGAGCTGGGCATCCCGCACATCGACGATCCCGCCAACCGCGCGTTCGTCAAGAGCATCGAGCAGGCCGCGGTCCACTACGGTGACACCACCCTGACCTTCCTCTCGAACCTCCGTGAGGCGGACCGGAGCAGCCCCCAGAAGGCCATGTCGTACATCTCCGCCGTCACGCTGGAGGAGAGCAGCGTGGTGGCCTACAACGCGGGCTACCCGTGCGGCGCGCTCAGCGCGGACCCCGACTGCAAGAAGACCGCCCTGCCGGACACCCCGCTGGTGTCGTTCTATCCGAAGGACGGCGTCCCGTTCTCCGACCACCCGTACATCGAGCTGAACGGGATGAGCTCCGCCAAGAAGGCGGTGGCCGACGACTTCCTCCGATACCTGCAGAGCCCCGAGGTCTACGGCAAGCAGTTCGCCCCCTACGGCTTCCGCACCCACGAGGGCAAGATCCCCAAGGGGTCCACGCAGCTCGTGCAGGCCGCCGGAGTCCTGCCCGAGGCGCAGTTCACCCGGATGCCGATGCCCAGGGGCGACGTCCTCGGCCATCTGCTGGAGATCTGGCCCGCCCTGCGCCGACGCGCCAACGTGCGCATCGTCATCGACACGTCGGAGTCGATGAACGACGTGATCCCCGGCGTCGGCGACACCAAGATGGAGCGGCTGAAGCAGGCCGAGTCCAAGCTGTTCGGCGAGTTCGTCGGCACCGACCGGGTCGGTCTGTGGAAGTTCTCCGACGCCTCCACCCTCCAGAGCGAACACGACTACAAGGAACTCGTGCCGCTCGGTCCGTACGACCAGAAGCTGGCCGGGGGCACCCGGGCCGGTCTGCTGGCCGACAACGTCAAGAGCCTGGTGGCGGAGGGCGCGACCGGGCTGAACGACACCCTGGACGCCGCGACCGAGGCCATGCGGCACGACTACGACCCCCAGGCGATCAACGCGATCGTGCTGCTCACCGACGGCCGCAACGAGGACAGCGGGAGCATCACGCAGGCTGAGCTGTTGAAACGGATCGGCGACCCCGGCCGGCACCAGATCCGGGTCTTCACCATCGCCTACGGGAGCGACGCCGACCCGGACGACGCGGACGGCAGGAGCGCGCTCGAGGACATCGCGGACGCCAGTGGCGGCAAGGACTACGACGCCAAGAAGGCCGAGACGATCGAGCAGGTCATCACCAGCGTGATCTCCAACTTCTGA